The proteins below are encoded in one region of Streptomyces marianii:
- the dop gene encoding depupylase/deamidase Dop: MTVRRVMGIETEYGISVPGHPNANAMLTSSQIVNAYAAAMHRARRARWDFEEENPLRDARGFDLAREAADSSQLTDEDIGLANVILTNGARLYVDHAHPEYSAPEVTNPRDAVLWDKAGERIMAEAAERAAQLPGAQPIHLYKNNTDNKGASYGTHENYLMKRETAFSDIVRHLTPFFVSRQVVTGAGRVGIGQDGHEHGFQISQRADYFEVEVGLETTLKRPIINTRDEPHADAEKYRRLHVIIGDANLSEISTYLKLGTTALVLSMIEDGFINVDLAVDQPVRTLHQVSHDPTLRRLVTLRSGRTLTAVQLQMEYFELARKYVEDRFGVDADEQTKDVLVRWEDTLNRLENDPMSLSGELDWVAKREILEGYRRRDDLDWDAARLHLVDLQYADVRPEKGLYNRLAARGKMKRLLDEPDVERAESKPPEDTRAYFRGRCLEQYADDVAAASWDSVIFDLPGRDSLQRVPTLEPLRGTRNHVKELLDRCRTAEDLVRVLSGG, translated from the coding sequence ATGACCGTACGGCGAGTAATGGGCATCGAGACGGAGTACGGGATCTCCGTCCCCGGCCACCCGAACGCCAATGCCATGCTCACCTCGTCCCAGATCGTCAACGCCTATGCGGCGGCGATGCACCGGGCGCGCCGCGCCCGCTGGGACTTCGAGGAGGAGAATCCCCTGCGCGACGCCCGGGGCTTCGACCTGGCCCGTGAGGCGGCCGACTCCAGCCAGCTCACCGACGAGGACATCGGCCTGGCCAACGTGATCCTCACCAACGGCGCCCGGCTCTACGTGGACCACGCCCATCCCGAGTACAGCGCCCCCGAGGTCACCAACCCCCGCGACGCCGTGCTCTGGGACAAGGCCGGCGAGCGGATCATGGCGGAGGCGGCCGAGCGCGCCGCCCAGCTGCCCGGCGCCCAGCCCATCCACCTGTACAAGAACAACACCGACAACAAGGGCGCGTCCTACGGCACGCACGAGAACTACCTGATGAAGCGGGAGACCGCCTTCTCGGACATCGTGCGGCACCTGACGCCGTTCTTCGTGTCCCGCCAGGTGGTGACCGGAGCCGGCCGGGTCGGGATCGGCCAGGACGGTCACGAGCACGGCTTCCAGATCAGCCAGCGGGCCGACTACTTCGAGGTGGAGGTGGGCCTGGAGACCACCCTGAAGCGGCCCATCATCAACACCCGGGACGAGCCGCACGCCGACGCGGAGAAGTACCGCCGGCTCCATGTGATCATCGGCGACGCGAACCTGTCCGAGATCTCGACCTACCTCAAGCTCGGTACGACCGCGCTGGTGCTGTCGATGATCGAGGACGGTTTCATCAACGTCGACCTGGCCGTCGACCAGCCCGTGCGCACGCTGCACCAGGTCTCCCACGACCCGACGCTGCGGCGGCTGGTCACGCTGCGCAGCGGCCGGACACTCACCGCGGTCCAGCTGCAGATGGAGTACTTCGAACTGGCGCGCAAGTACGTCGAGGACCGCTTCGGCGTGGACGCGGACGAGCAGACCAAGGACGTCCTGGTGCGCTGGGAGGACACGCTCAACCGGCTCGAGAACGACCCGATGAGCCTGTCCGGGGAGCTGGACTGGGTCGCCAAGCGGGAGATCCTGGAGGGCTACCGCAGGCGCGACGACCTCGACTGGGACGCGGCCCGGCTGCACCTGGTGGACCTGCAGTACGCGGACGTACGCCCCGAGAAGGGGCTCTACAACCGTCTGGCGGCCCGCGGCAAGATGAAGCGGCTCCTGGACGAGCCCGACGTCGAGCGGGCCGAGAGCAAGCCCCCTGAGGACACCAGGGCGTACTTCCGCGGCCGCTGCCTGGAGCAGTACGCGGACGACGTGGCCGCCGCCTCCTGGGACTCGGTGATCTTCGATCTGCCGGGTCGGGACTCCCTGCAGCGCGTACCGACGCTGGAACCGTTGCGTGGTACACGTAACCATGTCAAGGAGCTCCTTGACCGGTGCCGGACGGCGGAAGACCTGGTCCGTGTCCTCTCCGGGGGCTGA
- a CDS encoding ubiquitin-like protein Pup — translation MATKDTGGGQQRATRSTEEVEEQAQDAQASEDLKERQEKLSDDVDSVLDEIDDVLEENAEDFVRSFVQKGGQ, via the coding sequence ATGGCGACCAAGGACACCGGCGGCGGGCAGCAGCGGGCCACGCGCTCCACCGAGGAGGTCGAGGAGCAGGCGCAGGACGCGCAGGCCTCCGAGGATCTCAAGGAGCGCCAGGAGAAGCTGTCCGACGACGTCGACTCCGTGCTCGACGAGATCGACGACGTCTTGGAAGAAAATGCAGAGGACTTCGTTCGGAGTTTTGTGCAAAAGGGCGGTCAGTAG